The proteins below come from a single Lates calcarifer isolate ASB-BC8 linkage group LG11, TLL_Latcal_v3, whole genome shotgun sequence genomic window:
- the LOC108878079 gene encoding serine protease 27 isoform X2, producing the protein MEVKLLVCAVVLSAFTVTGNNAQSNVCGTAPLNPKIIGGESAAPGAWPWQASLNLNGIYLCTGSLINNEWVLTAAHCFSTTITAGWQVHLGRDRQQGSNPNEVYRTVSRIIRHPNYVASRFDYDVALLKLSTPVQFTNYIRPVCLAADGSVFGGGTTCWVTGWGYIHPDIPLPANQMLRQASVPVVSDSRCSKLYANEFTSNMICAGVPQGDIGPCYGDSGSPMVYKNGSRWVQAGLANFGKGCGQPDYPLVYARVSKYERWIKSQITTNQPGFVSVSVSGSSSIGPAAGLILPVLSVFVLSL; encoded by the exons GAAACAACGCACAGTCAAATG TTTGTGGCACCGCACCGCTCAACCCAAAGATCATAGGAGGTGAGAGTGCTGCTCCCGGGGCGTGGCCCTGGCAGGCCAGTCTGAACCTGAACGGCATATATCTTTGTACAGGATCGCTCATCAACAACGAGTGGGTCCTGACGGCTGCTCACTGTTTCTCCAC caCCATCACTGCTGGTTGGCAGGTTCACCTCGGACGTGACAGACAACAAGGCTCGAATCCTAACGAGGTGTACCGGACAGTGTCTCGGATCATCAGGCATCCGAACTACGTGGCCTCGAGATTCGATTACGACGTAGCCTTACTGAAGCTGTCCACACCAGTTCAGTTCACCAACTACATCAGACCTGTGTGTCTGGCGGCGGACGGCAGCGTCTTCGGGGGTGGCACGACCTGCTGGGTCACCGGGTGGGGATACATCCATCCAGACA TTCCCCTTCCCGCCAATCAGATGCTGCGGCAGGCGAGTGTTCCCGTCGTGTCCGACAGTCGGTGCAGCAAGCTCTACGCCAATGAATTCACAAGCAACATGATCTGTGCTGGTGTCCCTCAGGGAGATATTGGCCCCTGctat GGGGACTCAGGAAGCCCGATGGTCTATAAAAATGGCTCCAGGTGGGTCCAGGCTGGACTGGCAAATTTTGGAAAAGGCTGTGGCCAGCCTGATTACCCACTGGTCTACGCCCGTGTGTCTAAGTATGAGAGATGGATCAAAAGCCAGATCACCACTAACCAGCCGGGCTTCGTCTCTGTCTCCGTCTCGGGCTCCTCCAGCATCGGTCCAGCCGCTGGACTCATCCtccctgttctctctgtcttcgTCCTCTCTCTTTAA
- the LOC108878079 gene encoding serine protease 27 isoform X1, whose product MEVKLLVCAVVLSAFTVTGNNAQSNVCGTAPLNPKIIGGESAAPGAWPWQASLNLNGIYLCTGSLINNEWVLTAAHCFSTTITAGWQVHLGRDRQQGSNPNEVYRTVSRIIRHPNYVASRFDYDVALLKLSTPVQFTNYIRPVCLAADGSVFGGGTTCWVTGWGYIHPDIPLPANQMLRQASVPVVSDSRCSKLYANEFTSNMICAGVPQGDIGPCYGDSGSPMVYKNGSRWVQAGLANFGKGCGQPDYPLVYARVSKYERWIKSQITTNQPGFVSVSVSGSSSIGPAAGLILPVLSVFVLSL is encoded by the exons ATGGAGGTGAAGCTGTTGGTCTGTGCTGTCGTGCTGTCGGCCTTCACAGTTACAG GAAACAACGCACAGTCAAATG TTTGTGGCACCGCACCGCTCAACCCAAAGATCATAGGAGGTGAGAGTGCTGCTCCCGGGGCGTGGCCCTGGCAGGCCAGTCTGAACCTGAACGGCATATATCTTTGTACAGGATCGCTCATCAACAACGAGTGGGTCCTGACGGCTGCTCACTGTTTCTCCAC caCCATCACTGCTGGTTGGCAGGTTCACCTCGGACGTGACAGACAACAAGGCTCGAATCCTAACGAGGTGTACCGGACAGTGTCTCGGATCATCAGGCATCCGAACTACGTGGCCTCGAGATTCGATTACGACGTAGCCTTACTGAAGCTGTCCACACCAGTTCAGTTCACCAACTACATCAGACCTGTGTGTCTGGCGGCGGACGGCAGCGTCTTCGGGGGTGGCACGACCTGCTGGGTCACCGGGTGGGGATACATCCATCCAGACA TTCCCCTTCCCGCCAATCAGATGCTGCGGCAGGCGAGTGTTCCCGTCGTGTCCGACAGTCGGTGCAGCAAGCTCTACGCCAATGAATTCACAAGCAACATGATCTGTGCTGGTGTCCCTCAGGGAGATATTGGCCCCTGctat GGGGACTCAGGAAGCCCGATGGTCTATAAAAATGGCTCCAGGTGGGTCCAGGCTGGACTGGCAAATTTTGGAAAAGGCTGTGGCCAGCCTGATTACCCACTGGTCTACGCCCGTGTGTCTAAGTATGAGAGATGGATCAAAAGCCAGATCACCACTAACCAGCCGGGCTTCGTCTCTGTCTCCGTCTCGGGCTCCTCCAGCATCGGTCCAGCCGCTGGACTCATCCtccctgttctctctgtcttcgTCCTCTCTCTTTAA